A single genomic interval of Stieleria maiorica harbors:
- a CDS encoding DUF1552 domain-containing protein → MNILKRNWRLDRRHVLRGIGASIALPLLDCMADGAELPTPTQPKRSVFLYIPNGVNTLTWQIQNAGTDYQFTAPLASLERHRQDITPISGLHHPMVLGKHHNCDKVWLTGADVPSSGGSFRNTVSVDQLMAEVQGVSTRFPSLELAIEGHSLAWSRDGVQLPADRNVKTVFQRMFVGEQGGKDVVRRRLNRRGSILDAVMDDARRTNQKMGSADRNKLDEYLTAVRQVEIRTERADAWLDVPRPELPRGTENRFSAKLDISRVREYHRIFFDLMVLALRTDMTRVITCMICSESNGGAIPDIGISQTRHGLSHHNGDPEQLRRLTQTDTFLVEQLSYFLDQLKAHQEDDGNLLDTTQVLWGSGMSYGHSHGNANLPTILAGGRKLGWKHGRHLDFNLPIIGQYNVADAGAHYKICGRPVDSNAHLSNLFLTMLHRVGVQADRFQDSLGTISEIVA, encoded by the coding sequence ATGAATATCCTGAAGAGAAACTGGCGTCTCGACCGCCGGCACGTGCTGCGAGGAATCGGCGCCAGCATCGCGTTGCCCTTGCTGGACTGCATGGCCGACGGAGCAGAGCTGCCGACTCCGACGCAACCCAAACGCAGCGTGTTTCTGTACATCCCCAACGGCGTCAACACGTTGACGTGGCAAATCCAGAATGCCGGCACGGATTACCAGTTCACCGCGCCGCTGGCTTCGTTGGAGCGACATCGTCAAGACATCACGCCGATCAGCGGCCTGCACCATCCCATGGTGCTGGGAAAACATCACAATTGCGACAAGGTGTGGCTGACCGGGGCCGACGTTCCTTCCTCCGGCGGCTCGTTTCGCAACACCGTCTCGGTCGATCAGCTGATGGCCGAAGTCCAAGGGGTTTCCACGCGATTCCCGTCGCTCGAACTTGCGATCGAAGGGCATTCACTCGCCTGGTCGCGCGACGGTGTGCAGCTGCCCGCCGATCGCAACGTTAAAACGGTTTTCCAGCGCATGTTTGTCGGCGAACAAGGTGGCAAAGATGTCGTTCGCCGTCGCCTGAACCGACGCGGCAGTATTCTTGATGCGGTCATGGACGACGCCCGTCGAACAAACCAGAAAATGGGCTCGGCCGATCGCAATAAACTCGACGAGTATCTGACCGCGGTGCGTCAGGTGGAAATCCGCACCGAGCGGGCCGATGCCTGGCTGGACGTTCCCCGCCCCGAATTGCCGCGCGGGACGGAAAACCGGTTCTCCGCAAAGCTGGATATCAGCCGAGTCCGGGAATACCATCGCATCTTCTTTGACCTAATGGTGCTCGCGCTCCGCACCGACATGACACGCGTCATCACCTGCATGATTTGCAGCGAATCCAATGGCGGCGCGATCCCCGACATCGGCATTTCCCAGACCCGGCACGGCCTGTCGCACCACAACGGTGACCCGGAACAGCTGCGGCGGCTCACCCAGACGGACACCTTTCTGGTCGAGCAACTGAGTTATTTCCTGGACCAGTTGAAAGCTCACCAGGAAGACGACGGAAACCTGTTGGACACCACGCAGGTGCTGTGGGGCAGCGGCATGTCCTACGGCCACAGCCACGGCAACGCCAACCTGCCCACGATCCTGGCCGGTGGTCGCAAACTCGGCTGGAAGCACGGCCGGCATCTCGATTTCAATCTGCCGATCATCGGCCAATACAACGTCGCCGACGCCGGTGCTCACTACAAGATCTGCGGCCGACCGGTCGACAGCAACGCGCACCTGAGCAATCTGTTCCTGACGATGCTGCACCGCGTGGGCGTCCAAGCGGATCGGTTCCAAGATAGCCTGGGGACGATCTCGGAGATCGTGGCATGA
- a CDS encoding isoaspartyl peptidase/L-asparaginase gives MIRTISVVMVVLMVSTCIESPTTNPAHAQTAGPTRWAIAIHGGAGGDPSKWNDEKRSARREGLEAALTIGRDLLAGGGSALDAVEAVIRSMEDNASFNAGRGAVLTKEGNAELDASIMDGRTRACGAIAGVTTIKNPISTARLVMTETKHVLLAGPGADAFAASQNVPLVDPKYFLSRRPGRSNSSTDTGQDPHFGTVGCVALDSAGNLAAGTSTGGTAKKLPGRVGDSPIVGAGTFADNASCAVSGTGVGEEYIRNAVAYDISAQMLYAGLSLESAVTEVMTERLKPGIGGLICVSHDGQIVMQHNTPGMSCGAADSGGRFETQLVLDNGGRPESNDAADDLPVAGHTDDADETAIRRLIDRQADAWNAGDIDRFMDAYWKNERLTFVSGGNVTRGWDSTRDRYRQRYPDQEAMGSVAFSDLEFLRLDDDAFQVLGVWTLKRDDEDLGGRFTLVFRRQPEGWRIVHDHTSVQNPQ, from the coding sequence ATGATCCGAACAATCAGCGTTGTCATGGTTGTCTTGATGGTTAGCACCTGCATCGAGTCTCCGACGACCAATCCCGCCCATGCCCAAACCGCAGGTCCGACGCGTTGGGCGATCGCGATCCACGGCGGTGCGGGCGGTGATCCATCCAAGTGGAACGATGAAAAACGCAGCGCGCGACGTGAGGGGCTGGAGGCAGCGCTCACGATCGGTCGCGACCTGCTGGCCGGCGGCGGATCCGCACTCGACGCCGTCGAAGCCGTGATCCGGTCGATGGAAGACAACGCCAGTTTTAATGCGGGCCGCGGCGCGGTGCTGACGAAGGAAGGCAACGCCGAGCTGGATGCATCGATCATGGACGGACGAACACGAGCTTGTGGGGCGATCGCGGGTGTCACCACGATCAAGAATCCGATCTCGACGGCGCGACTGGTGATGACCGAAACCAAACATGTGCTCTTGGCCGGCCCCGGCGCCGATGCGTTCGCGGCATCGCAAAACGTTCCCTTGGTCGATCCGAAGTACTTTCTAAGCCGCCGCCCCGGGCGATCGAATTCGTCGACCGATACCGGCCAGGATCCCCATTTCGGCACCGTCGGTTGTGTGGCGCTCGACTCGGCCGGAAACCTGGCCGCGGGAACCAGCACCGGAGGGACGGCGAAAAAGTTGCCTGGACGTGTCGGCGATTCACCGATCGTCGGCGCCGGAACGTTTGCGGACAATGCGTCCTGTGCCGTCTCGGGGACCGGCGTGGGCGAAGAGTACATCCGCAACGCGGTGGCGTATGACATCTCCGCACAGATGTTGTACGCCGGCCTGTCGCTCGAGTCGGCAGTCACCGAGGTCATGACCGAGCGGCTCAAACCCGGCATTGGAGGTTTGATCTGTGTTTCCCACGACGGCCAGATCGTGATGCAGCACAACACGCCGGGGATGAGCTGCGGTGCGGCTGATAGCGGCGGACGATTCGAAACACAGCTTGTTCTCGACAACGGCGGCCGACCGGAATCGAACGACGCGGCTGACGATCTGCCAGTTGCCGGCCACACCGACGATGCGGACGAAACGGCGATTCGTCGATTGATCGACCGACAAGCGGACGCCTGGAACGCCGGCGACATCGACCGGTTCATGGACGCCTATTGGAAAAATGAGCGGTTGACGTTCGTCTCCGGCGGAAACGTCACTCGGGGCTGGGATTCCACCCGGGACCGCTACCGGCAACGCTATCCGGACCAGGAAGCGATGGGCAGCGTCGCATTTTCGGATCTGGAGTTCCTGCGATTAGACGACGACGCGTTTCAAGTGCTCGGCGTCTGGACGCTCAAACGCGACGATGAAGACTTGGGCGGGCGATTCACATTGGTCTTTCGCCGACAACCCGAAGGCTGGCGGATCGTGCATGACCACACATCGGTGCAGAATCCGCAGTAG
- a CDS encoding DUF1592 domain-containing protein yields MLVSCGLLATSASAERLDAKVESFIETHCITCHDEDAANGDFRVDNLSPKVGFEDTPQWVEVMERIQSGEMPPEDASPQPTADQRAEIIEWIAARIKEGESARMAKRDRVSYRRLTREEYVYTIRDLIGVEYDASDPGGLFEDPQWHGFERIGSVLTLSPSHIEKYIIAAEVILDEAYPEQPIAYVEAGKRAAEVKQNAPHFQRLHADGLLDKVRFPLTTSGQIYRYSNPWRGPERRFPGPGVYEISYTVCGLKPVNGIAPRMAVIEPELDRVLFQQDIIASEDAPVTVTFRAHFPNPPGRPPTIHVMNQNKVPNHPRTNAGSRIPFITTGHRRAPWQMKITNQDGSPRYPILIIDSLSIRGPIVTDQEQRRREEYMATEESLTAAGDSLARLAGRAFRRPLKADELQIYLRIVKGELDAGESFRNAVKTGMVAILCSKSFLFIAEGDEESDRRELNDWELATRLSYLLWSTMPDDELFSLAENGQLRDRSVLQQQFDRMLADPRSERFMRSFSSQWLNLRKVGMFPPDKNLYPNYDDHLEQSMIGESRAFFAEVLQQGLTLREFIDSDWTMVNPRLARFYGIPEVTEDHFQRVALRPEHHRGGLLTHASVLSLTSDGTRHRPVHRGAWVSEVFLGKDPPPPPANVDPIEPTPTDAPKATLRMKLEAHKHHPNCASCHRKIDPLGLAFDHYNAIGQWRTHEKVEGTGDDPPVDASGQLPDGRSFADAKEFQQLLMADLDAFNRTFIEKLAIYGMRRTMTIDDHEGLDAIAAISRENNYSVRAILEAFVLSDLFQKR; encoded by the coding sequence TTGCTTGTCTCATGCGGTTTGCTCGCCACGTCCGCGTCTGCCGAGAGACTTGACGCCAAGGTCGAATCCTTTATCGAGACGCACTGTATCACGTGTCACGACGAAGACGCCGCAAATGGGGATTTCCGCGTCGACAACCTCTCGCCGAAAGTCGGCTTTGAAGACACGCCGCAATGGGTCGAGGTGATGGAGCGGATCCAGTCGGGCGAGATGCCTCCGGAGGACGCATCGCCACAACCGACGGCGGATCAGCGTGCGGAGATCATCGAATGGATCGCGGCACGGATCAAGGAAGGCGAATCGGCGCGGATGGCGAAACGCGACCGGGTGTCGTATCGGCGGCTGACGCGGGAAGAGTACGTGTACACGATCCGCGATTTGATCGGCGTCGAGTACGATGCAAGCGATCCCGGGGGGCTTTTCGAAGATCCGCAGTGGCACGGATTCGAACGGATCGGTTCGGTGCTGACACTCTCGCCCTCGCACATCGAAAAATACATCATTGCGGCCGAAGTGATCCTGGACGAAGCCTATCCGGAGCAGCCGATCGCCTACGTCGAAGCCGGCAAGCGGGCGGCGGAGGTCAAGCAGAATGCCCCTCATTTCCAACGGCTCCACGCCGACGGCTTGCTGGACAAGGTCCGGTTTCCACTGACGACGTCGGGCCAGATTTATCGGTATTCCAATCCCTGGCGCGGCCCCGAGCGAAGGTTTCCCGGTCCCGGCGTTTACGAAATCAGCTACACCGTCTGCGGTTTGAAGCCGGTCAACGGGATCGCGCCCCGGATGGCGGTGATCGAACCCGAACTGGACCGCGTGCTGTTCCAGCAGGACATCATCGCGTCCGAAGACGCTCCCGTCACCGTAACGTTTCGCGCCCACTTTCCGAATCCGCCGGGACGCCCGCCGACCATCCACGTGATGAATCAGAACAAGGTTCCGAATCATCCGCGAACCAACGCCGGCAGCCGGATCCCATTCATCACCACCGGGCATCGCCGCGCCCCCTGGCAGATGAAGATCACCAACCAGGATGGCAGCCCGCGGTACCCGATCCTGATCATCGATTCACTTTCCATTCGCGGTCCGATCGTCACCGACCAGGAACAACGGCGTCGCGAGGAATACATGGCAACCGAAGAATCGCTGACGGCGGCTGGTGACAGTCTGGCCAGGTTGGCTGGACGTGCCTTCCGGCGACCGCTGAAAGCGGATGAATTGCAGATCTATCTTCGGATCGTCAAAGGGGAACTCGACGCGGGTGAGTCGTTTCGCAATGCCGTCAAAACAGGCATGGTGGCAATCCTCTGTTCAAAAAGTTTCCTGTTCATCGCCGAGGGAGACGAAGAATCGGATCGGCGTGAATTGAACGATTGGGAACTGGCAACGCGACTGTCGTACCTGCTGTGGAGCACCATGCCCGATGACGAACTGTTTTCGCTTGCCGAAAACGGGCAACTGCGCGACCGGAGCGTCCTGCAGCAACAGTTCGATCGCATGCTCGCCGACCCCCGTTCGGAACGATTCATGCGTTCGTTTTCATCCCAATGGTTAAACCTGCGCAAGGTGGGGATGTTCCCGCCGGACAAGAACCTGTACCCGAACTACGACGATCACCTGGAGCAAAGCATGATCGGCGAGAGTCGGGCGTTCTTTGCCGAAGTGTTACAGCAAGGGCTGACCTTGCGTGAATTCATCGACTCCGACTGGACGATGGTCAATCCGCGTCTGGCCCGTTTTTACGGGATTCCCGAAGTGACCGAAGACCACTTCCAGCGCGTCGCGTTGCGGCCGGAACACCATCGTGGCGGTCTGCTGACGCACGCCTCGGTGCTTTCGCTGACGTCCGATGGAACACGTCACCGCCCCGTGCATCGTGGCGCGTGGGTCTCCGAAGTGTTTCTCGGCAAGGACCCCCCGCCTCCACCGGCGAACGTCGATCCCATCGAACCGACTCCGACCGACGCCCCCAAAGCGACCTTGCGGATGAAACTGGAAGCGCACAAGCATCATCCGAATTGCGCCTCGTGCCACCGCAAGATCGACCCGCTCGGATTAGCCTTCGACCACTACAATGCAATCGGACAGTGGCGCACACATGAAAAGGTCGAAGGGACCGGCGACGACCCGCCGGTCGATGCCAGTGGCCAGCTGCCCGACGGCCGTAGCTTCGCAGACGCCAAGGAATTCCAACAATTGTTGATGGCGGACCTCGACGCGTTCAACCGGACCTTTATCGAAAAACTGGCAATCTACGGCATGCGACGGACGATGACGATTGACGACCACGAGGGATTGGATGCGATCGCCGCAATCAGCCGTGAAAACAACTACAGCGTCCGCGCGATCCTCGAAGCGTTCGTCCTGTCCGACCTGTTTCAAAAACGATAG